One Nyctibius grandis isolate bNycGra1 chromosome 26, bNycGra1.pri, whole genome shotgun sequence DNA window includes the following coding sequences:
- the SOST gene encoding sclerostin → MQISWAVCSVCVLIQIAFRSVEGWQMFKNDATEIIPEITENTETPMEQTFSDNNTMNQAKHGGRHIQQAPDPNDASDFSCREMRTTRYVTEGPCRSIKPVKELVCSGQCVPSHLLPNSIGRGKWWRQNALDYRCIPAHTRTQRIQMACPEEETRTYKFRAVTSCKCKRYTRYHNQSELKDFGKETVRPQKNKKPRLSRARSSKSNQHELENAY, encoded by the exons ATGCAGATCTCTTGGGCTGTGTGCTCTGTCTGTGTCTTGATACAAATTGCATTTCGATCTGTGGAAGGGTGgcagatgtttaaaaatgatGCTACAGAAATCATTCCTGAGatcactgaaaatacagaaacaccGATGGAGCAGACTTTCAGCGACAACAACACAATGAACCAAGCAAAGCATGGAGGAAGACACATACAACAAGCTCCAGACCCTAACG atgcTTCCGACTTTAGCTGCAGAGAAATGCGAACCACCCGCTATGTCACAGAGGGGCCTTGCCGCAGCATCAAGCCTGTCAAGGAACTGGTCTGCTCTGGTCAGTGTGTCCCGTCACACCTCCTTCCCAACTCTATTGGCAGAGGGAAGTGGTGGCGTCAGAATGCCCTGGATTATCGCTGCATTCCTGCTCACACTCGCACGCAGCGCATCCAGATGGCTTGTCCCGAGGAAGAAACTCGGACTTACAAATTCCGAGCTGTCACGTCATGCAAATGCAAGCGCTACACTCGCTACCACAACCAGTCTGAGCTGAAGGactttggaaaagaaactgtcagacctcagaagaacaaaaagcccCGTCTCTCCAGGGCCAGGAGCAGCAAATCTAACCAGCATGAGTTAGAAAATGCTTATTAG